One Phycisphaerae bacterium RAS2 DNA window includes the following coding sequences:
- the nuoE gene encoding NADH-quinone oxidoreductase subunit E, translating into MAWQVLDRITPVVDTEAPPVLNDAIRDKIRAFFPRYETKRAALLPALHVVQDALGHVSYAAMLEIAQVLEIPPSAVMDTLSFYTHFWDHHKGQKVVVLCRSLSCQLMGADAVLETLKDQLNIDEHGTTADGQFSLLTEECLAACDHAPCMLINEKLHKKVKPDDVAKVLKDPKNDQIVPERSDLFDKPSAAAPAPPELPTTSDVNEMKRA; encoded by the coding sequence ATGGCTTGGCAGGTATTAGATCGAATTACCCCCGTCGTCGATACCGAGGCGCCTCCGGTCCTCAATGACGCCATTCGCGACAAGATTCGTGCGTTCTTCCCCCGCTACGAGACAAAACGCGCGGCGTTGCTACCCGCTCTGCACGTCGTGCAGGACGCACTGGGCCACGTCAGCTACGCCGCCATGCTCGAAATCGCGCAGGTACTGGAAATTCCCCCCAGTGCCGTCATGGATACCTTGAGTTTCTACACCCACTTCTGGGACCATCACAAGGGCCAGAAAGTGGTCGTTCTTTGCCGCAGCCTTTCCTGTCAGCTCATGGGCGCTGATGCCGTCCTGGAGACACTCAAAGACCAATTGAACATCGACGAGCACGGAACCACAGCCGACGGTCAATTCAGCCTGCTCACAGAGGAATGCCTCGCAGCCTGTGACCACGCACCGTGCATGTTGATCAACGAAAAATTGCACAAAAAGGTCAAGCCTGACGACGTGGCCAAGGTGCTCAAGGACCCGAAGAACGACCAGATCGTCCCGGAGCGATCCGATCTCTTCGACAAGCCGTCGGCGGCCGCACCGGCGCCGCCCGAACTGCCGACGACGTCGGATGTGAACGAAATGAAACGGGCCTGA